From one Lycium barbarum isolate Lr01 chromosome 6, ASM1917538v2, whole genome shotgun sequence genomic stretch:
- the LOC132600285 gene encoding uncharacterized protein LOC132600285, producing MDKLSSLKHLFVTVFLSNFALNVVTPAMTDITMDALCPSQDKCSLAIYLSGFQQAIMGLGSMLLMPLLGKLSDVYGRKALLTIPVTALIFPSVIMAYRRTTNYFYAYYVIRTLTGMLSDTGIQCLPIAYAADCMSEEKRASAIGIVAGVGSAAYLCATFAVRFLSTAQIFLVSSISSTAAAIYMTIFLKDTTRHINKNDDALNKPILANGGDRSESDSSERTLSHKNIPPFHHIIWLLKSSTTLLLATIISFLYGLAEGGIQTPFMYFLRGRFQYNKDNFAVLMFICYSGATFSQLILVPRLAPIIGEETILSLALIAGFSNMLIDSIAWAAWVPYVVALFPMFLFLAKPALQSIVSKQVGPNEQGIAQGCISGISSFANILSPFIFSPLTDLFLSERAPFNYPGFSMFCVGLAWLIAIVPSMMIMFGTYNSRNKIRDVLC from the exons ATGGACAAGCTTAGCAGTTTGAAACACTTATTTGTGACAGTGTTTCTCTCAAATTTTGCGTTAAATGTGGTGACTCCAGCAATGACTGATATTACTATGGATGCACTTTGTCCTTCTCAAGACAAGTGCTCTCTTGCCATTTATCTTTCTGGTTTCCAGCAAGCC ATTATGGGATTGGGATCAATGTTGTTGATGCCATTGCTTGGAAAGCTATCTGATGTATATGGAAGGAAAGCTTTGCTCACAATTCCCGTTACTGCTTTGATTTTTCCTTCAG TAATAATGGCATACAGGAGGACAACAAACTATTTTTATGCCTACTATGTCATAAGGACCCTCACTGGCATGCTCAGCGACACTGGCATTCAGTGCCTTCCCATTGCTTATGCG GCTGATTGCATGTCAGAAGAGAAGCGTGCTTCTGCTATTGGAATTGTTGCGGGTGTAGGTTCTGCTGCATATTTATGTGCTACCTTTGCTGTTCGCTTCCTCTCCACTGCACAAATATTTCTG GTGTCATCCATTTCTTCAACAGCCGCGGCAATATACATGACAATATTCCTAAAGGACACAACTCGTCACATTAATAAGAACGACGATGCTCTCAATAAACCAATATTAGCCAATGGTGGTGATAGGTCTGAAAGTGACTCTTCGGAGAGAACGCTGAGTCATAAGAATATTCCACCATTTCACCATATTATTTGGTTGCTCAAGAGTAG tACCACGCTTTTATTGGCAACAATTATTTCATTCTTGTATGGTCTTGCTGAAGGTGGAATTCAAACTCCATTTATG TACTTCTTAAGGGGTCGATTTCAATACAACAAAGACAACTTTGCTGTTCTAATGTTTATTTGCTACAGCGGAGCAACATTTTCTCAG TTGATCTTAGTGCCTAGATTGGCTCCTATAATTGGAGAGGAGACAATACTTTCCTTGGCGCTCATAGCTGGTTTTAGCAAT ATGCTAATAGATAGCATTGCATGGGCAGCTTGG GTTCCTTATGTAGTTGCTTTGTTTCCTATGTTTCTCTTTTTAGCAAAACCAGCT TTACAAAGCATTGTTTCAAAACAAGTTGGACCAAACGAGCAG GGAATTGCTCAAGGGTGCATTTCTGGCATAAGCTCCTTTGCCAACATTCTCTCTCCATTTATATTTAGTCCTTTAACAG ATCTTTTCTTATCTGAGAGAGCTCCGTTTAATTATCCTGGTTTTAGTATGTTCTGTGTCGGCCTTGCTTGG TTGATAGCAATTGTTCCGAGCATGATGATAATGTTTGGTACCTataattcaagaaacaaaatcAGGGACGTCCTTTGCTAG
- the LOC132644756 gene encoding aspartyl protease AED1-like, producing MVIVTSGFMAYETITFSSIQDYARIIFGCGKDQMRGLRKFTRKFSGIAGLYTNGFEKYSLPSQLVANLFSLCIPSTTSGKPSTLNFYKTPWTTGIRATLMRNNRFPPFYYIRDLEKITINNKEVPIDPSHFNLGEDEYSGVFVDTGTSITQFPLDAYVQFRSIFRSEVKDKPLAPNPPGLFDTCYWAGKNVNWANFPVVSVFP from the exons ATGGTTATAGTCACTTCTGGATTTATGGCTTATGAAACAATAACATTTAGTTCAATCCAAGATTATGCAAGAATAATATTTGGTTGTGGAAAAGATCAAATGAGAGGGCTTAGGAAATTCACTAGAAAATTCAGTGGAATTGCTGGTCTATATACAAATGGATTTGAGAAATATTCATTACCGTCACAACTTGTTGCTAATTTATTCTCTTTATGCATTCCTAGTACAACTTCAGGGAAACCATCTACACTTAACTTCTACAAAACCCCATGGACAACAG GTATAAGGGCAACCCTGATGAGGAACAACAGATTTCCTCCATTTTACTACATACGAGACTTGGAGAAAATTACGATCAACAATAAGGAAGTTCCTATTGATCCTTCTCATTTTAATTTGGGTGAAGATGAATATAGTGGTGTGTTTGTTGATACAGGAACCTCTATTACCCAATTTCCTCTTGATGCTTATGTCCAATTTAGGTCCATTTTTAGGTCAGAAGTTAAAGATAAGCCATTGGCTCCAAACCCACCAGGTTTATTTGACACATGTTATTGGGCTGGTAAAAATGTTAATTGGGCCAATTTTCCAGTTGTAAG tgtatttccctaa